One genomic window of Herpetosiphonaceae bacterium includes the following:
- a CDS encoding asparaginase, producing the protein MSHIICITTGGTIAMKRGPMVGGAVPSLKGQDFLALLPRGEHQVVFEEFANLPSSHLTTPMVMELVRRVESRVQLPDVAGVVLTHGTDTLEETAYLLDLAISASKPIVVTGAMRTANAVGYDGIANLAAAIRVAGSEAAHDQGVLVAFNEQIFAASQVQKVHAQSLAAFAAPSSGPLGSTASGVPVFFHRAPQRQTIPFSRLEEPVDLLTVTQSTDDRLLRAAIESGARGLVIEALGSGRVPPWWLPLLQNARARGIPIVITSRTGAGDLGDEYGYVGAYHDLRRLGCLFAPCLNGAKARVKLMLALGAVKVADDVRQYFE; encoded by the coding sequence GTGTCCCATATCATCTGTATAACAACTGGCGGAACGATCGCGATGAAGAGAGGCCCGATGGTTGGCGGCGCTGTGCCTAGCCTCAAGGGCCAGGATTTTCTCGCGCTCCTGCCGCGCGGCGAGCATCAGGTTGTCTTTGAAGAATTTGCGAACCTGCCGAGCAGCCATCTGACGACGCCGATGGTCATGGAGTTGGTGCGGCGCGTCGAGTCGCGGGTGCAGCTTCCCGACGTGGCGGGCGTGGTGCTGACGCACGGGACGGATACGCTTGAGGAGACGGCCTATCTGCTGGACCTGGCAATCTCCGCGTCGAAGCCGATTGTGGTCACGGGCGCGATGCGTACGGCCAACGCCGTCGGATACGACGGCATCGCCAATCTTGCCGCCGCGATCCGCGTGGCCGGGTCGGAGGCCGCGCACGATCAAGGCGTGCTGGTGGCATTCAACGAGCAGATCTTTGCCGCCTCGCAGGTGCAGAAGGTGCATGCCCAATCGCTTGCCGCGTTTGCCGCGCCGAGCAGCGGCCCGCTGGGCTCGACCGCCAGCGGCGTGCCGGTGTTTTTTCATCGTGCGCCACAGCGCCAGACGATCCCGTTCAGCCGGCTGGAGGAGCCTGTCGATCTGCTGACGGTGACGCAGAGCACCGACGACCGGCTGCTGCGCGCCGCGATCGAGAGCGGCGCGCGCGGCCTGGTGATCGAGGCGCTGGGCAGTGGCCGCGTGCCGCCCTGGTGGCTGCCGCTGCTCCAAAACGCGCGTGCGCGCGGCATTCCGATTGTGATCACCTCGCGGACGGGCGCGGGCGATTTAGGCGACGAGTACGGCTATGTCGGTGCGTATCACGATCTGCGCCGCCTGGGCTGCCTCTTCGCGCCCTGCTTGAACGGAGCCAAAGCGCGCGTCAAGCTGATGCTGGCCCTGGGCGCGGTCAAAGTGGCCGATGACGTACGCCAGTACTTCGAGTAG